CGGCGAGGTCGACGCCGACCCAGCGCAGCCACGTCTCCTGCAGTACGTCCTCGGCGTCCACCGCGGACCCGAGCATCTCGTACGCGACGGTGAAGAGCAGATTGCGGTGCGCCAGGAAAGCTTCGGTGGCGGGGTGGTCTTCGGGCGGCGTGACCATACGCGACTCCTGTCCCTATTGGCACTGTCGTCTCCTAGATGCCGCTACCCGTGAATTTGTGACAGCGGTGTGGGTCACACTCCGACACTGTCACACGGTCCGGCCGACCGGCATCTCATGGGCATCCAGCCGCACACGAGAGATGAGGGCGACATCATGGACGTTCGGTTCAACCTGATGGGCAACGAGCTGGCCTTGAAGTTCGGGAAACGCTTCGCCAACGCCGCGTTCGCGCTCAAGGAGTCCTCGCTTCCGCTGTCCACGCAGGAACTGGTCGCGTTGCGCACCAGCCAGATCAACGGCTGCGGGTTCTGCGTCGACATGCACACCAAGGACGCCGCTGCGGCCGGCGAGAGCCAGCTTCGGCTGAACATGGTCGCGGCGTGGCGCGAAGCGAATGTGTTCACCGAAGCCGAACGCGCCGCGCTCGCGTTCGCTGAGGAGGCCGCCCGGCTCGCCGACGCCCACCACGGTGTCTCCGACGAAACTTGGGCACGGATGCGCGAGCACTACACCGACGACGAGCTGGCCGTGCTGATCTGCTCGGTCGCGATGACCAACGCGGCCAACCGGATGAACGTGATCGCGCGGACCCCGGCCGGTTCCTGCCAACCGGGCCAGCTCGCCGAACTCACCCACTAGCCACGCTGTCCTGCACCGTCGGGTGAGAAGCATGTCGGGCAAGGTGCTGATCGCGATCGAAGATCGTGGTCCGGACTGCCCGAACCCGGGACTGGAGACCGCCGCGCGGGTGGATTCGATCCGGTCTTGGATCCAGCGGCAGCTCGATTCCTGACGCGTCGCACAATGTCGGTGGCCGCGCCCGCGGTCACCGACCGATGCGGAGGCGTGGATGACTGCCCGAGTGCTGCTGCCCTGGCCGGACCTGGCCGTACCGCCCGAGCTGACCACCGCGGTCTGGGACGGCCGCGGAACCCCGCCGGACGCACTGGAGCAGGTCGAGTTCTACGTGCTCCCCTACGATTCGGGGACCCGGCCGTTCGACCTGTTCGGAAAGCTGCCGTCGCTGCGCGCGGTGCAGTCGCTGTCCGCCGGCTACGACCAGCTGCTCCCACTGCTGCCGGACGGGGTGCGGCTGGCCAACGGCCGCGGCCTGCACGACCTCAGCGTCGCCGAGCACGCGCTCACACTCGTACTGTCCGCGCAACGGCTCTTCCCGCGCTGGTTCGCCCAGCAGCAGAAGCGAACCTGGGACCGGGCGCACACGCGTTCGCTGGCCGACACCAGGGTGCTGCTTGTCGGCTACGGCTCGATCGGCCGCGCGATCGAGCGCTACCTGCTCGCCGGAGAGGCCGAGGTGGTGCCGGTCGCCAGCACCGCGCGCCCCGGCGTGCACGGCGTCGCGGAGCTGCCCGAGCTGCTGCCCACTGTGGACATCGTGCTGCTGGTCCTGCCGGACACTCCGCAGACGATCGGGCTGATCGGCGCCGCCGAGCTGGCCGCGTTGCCGGACGGGGCGCTGGTGGTGAACGTGGGCCGGGGCACGGCGGTGGACACCGCGGCGCTGACCGCCGAAGTGGCCGCCGGCCGGTTGCGTGCCGCGCTCGACGTGACCGACCCGGAGCCGCTGCCCGCCGATCATCCACTGTGGACTCTGGACGGGGCGATCATCACCCCGCACATCGCCGGAGGCTCGGATTCCTTCTATCCACGGGCGAAACGGCTTACCGAACGGCAGCTCCGCCGGTTCGCCGCGGGCGAGGAACTGGAGAACCTGGTCCGCTGACCCGGCTCAGCGCAGTACCCCGGCCCGCATGGCGAGCGCGACCATCCGGGCGCGGTCGCCGGAACCGAGCCGCCGGCCGATACGGGACAGATGCGATTTGACGGTGAGCGCGGAGAGCGAGAGCTGCTCGCCGATCTCCTTGTTGGACTGGCCGTCCGCCGCGAGCTGGAGTACTTCGATCTCGCGGGCGGACAGCTCGTGCGGGGCACCGTCGGCGCCGATCACGACGGTGCCTTTCGAGCGGGCCGCTCCCAGCGGCACCGTGGCGGTGAGCAGGTACGCCTGCGCGCCGGCCTGGAACGCGGCGTGCACCTCCGGTGCGTCACCGTTGGCGGCGAGCACGACCACGCGCGGCCAGCCACAGCCGCGCAGTTCGGCGATGAGCGCGGTGCCGCTGCTCTCCCGCATCCCGAGATCGACGATGGCCAGGTCACGTGGTTCGGCCGCGTACGCCCGTGCCATGGCCATCGTGGTGGCCTGCCGGACCTCGGTCGCGCCCATCCGGGTCAGCTGCACGGTGACGGCTTCGCGAATATTCGGCCGATTTCCGATGACCAGTACCGAAAACCGGTCCTCCCGCGGCCGGGGCGGCCCGCCCGGCCCGGCCGCGGCGCGGGGTGTGCCGGCGCGCAGGTCCGGGAGCAGATCGGAGAGCCGCTGCAGTCGCGGACGACCGGCGTCCTCGAAGGTCGGCGACATGGTGCGCACTCCCTTCACCCGTTCGGGTGCTCTGCTGGTGACCACTTGTCACGGGTCACACTATCGGGCTAATCGGCTTGACGGGACAGATTCGCGAAACCGGTTTTCGCCGCCCTGGCGAACGGGTCCCTCCGCTGGTGGATTGCCGCCCCGCCGGTTACCCGTTTGGTCACTCGAAGGTTGGACAAAAGTGCAGTCGGAGGACCACGCTCGGTGGTCATGTGAGCTGTGTGTATGCTCCGAAATTGCATGATCGGGTGTATCTGATCACCCGATTTGGTGGCCGTTGTGATCGGGGAGCTGGACTCTCACACGGCCCGTCTTTTCGTGTGTTTTCGAGGTTCGGGACTGGATGGGAGAGAACATGCACAACAGGTCGGGCTTGGTGCGCGGCGGGCTCGCGGTGGTGTCCGCGGCCGTGGCGCTCCTGGTGACCTCGCCCGCGGCCGGTGCGGAAACCGCGCAGGCCCAGAGCGGCGCGGCTACCGGCACTGTGGTCCGGGGCGGGCAGATCGGGTACAACGTCAACATCGGCGCCCCGGGCGGTACCGGAACGACGTTGTTCAATCTGAAGCTGGCCGACGGCGGCCTGCTGAAGATGTACTGCGTACAGGTCGAGGTCTCCACGAAGAGCGGCGACGAGGTCGTGGAGCACTCCTGGGGTGACTACCCGGACCCGAAGTCGCCGTTCCGCAAGAACAACGACAAGGTCAACTGGGTGCTGCAGCACGGTTACCCGACGACCACAGAGGACAACCTGGCCAAGGCCGTCGAGGATGGCGGCGTCCAGCTGCACGGCGGGCTGTCGGCCATCGAGGCACTCACCGCGACGCAGGCCGCGGTCTGGCACTTCAGTGATGCCAAGGATCTCGACGCCGAGAACCCTCTGGTGGACGGCCCGGCCGACGACGCGGCGGACGTGCTGGCCGTCTACCGATACCTGACCGGCAAGGGCAACACCGGGATCGGCGAGCAGCCGAAGCCGGCGCTGACCCTCACCCCGGCCAAGGCCAACGGTGCGGCGGGCGACAAGATCGGCCCGTTCACCCTTTCCACCACCGGGCAGATCACCGACCTGACCACCAAGCTGCCCGAGGGTGTCACGCTCGTCGACGCGGACGGCAAAGCGGTCAAGACCGGTGACCTCAAGGACGGCAGCAAGCTCTACCTGCAGGTCGGCAAGGACGCGAAGCCCGGTTCCGCGGAACTGGCCGTGAAGGCCGCCGGCCGCATCCAGACCGGCCGGCTGTTCGTGGCCAAGGACTACGACCGGCACCCGACCCAGTCGCTGATCGTCGCGCAGACGCAGAAGAGCACGGTCGAGGCCAAGGCGAGCGGCAGCTGGACCGAGGCCCCCGTCACGGTGACCACCACCCCGGTCGTGCCGACCAGCGAGGTCCCCGCGGGCGGCGGTGGCGGCCAGACGCCGCTGGCCAACACCGGCGTCAACGCCGCGTGGCCGATCGGCATCGGCGCCGCACTGGTGATCGTGGGTGGCGGCATGCTGCTGCTGGTGCGTCGCCGCCGGAGCAACGCCTGATCCACTGACGTTCCCCGAGCGGGGGCCAGTCCATTGTGGACCGGCCCCCGTTCCGGCGTCTCCCCCCGGAATAAGGGCTGTGAAGGGGTCCTTCACAGACTCAGAGTCCGTGAAGGACCCCTTCACGGACCTCTACACCGACTTTGCCGACACCTTGGACGCACAGGCTGTGAAGGGACCCTTCACGGCCTGTGCGGGAAGGCGGGGCCTAGGGTCGGGAGCGGGAGGCGAGCCCGGGTCGGGCGTGGGAGGGAGCCCGGCCGGGCGGGAGACGGGAGCCTTGTGGCGAGGAGCCGGGCGGGCTCAGTTCACGCAGGTCACGCCGCCGGCGGTGATCGGCGGCGGGGCCGGTGCGGGAGAGGGGGTCTGCGCGGGAGCGAGGTAGGCGGCCGGGTGCACCCCGTTGTCGCCGCCTTCGTAGTCCTTGCCGAGGTAGGCGCGGAAGTGGTTCTCCGCCAGTGAATTGTCGCTGGCGACCGGCATCCCGCCGAGCGTCTGCGCGATCTTCGCGGCCGTGGTGCGCTGACCATGTCCATAGTAGACGATCGACGACTTGCGCGAGCTTCCGTTGGCCACCGTGCCGCGGCCGTATCCCGCCGCGCTCAGCTTGTTCTCGGCGTGTGCGGCGAGACCGTCGACGCCCGAGGAATTGCTTACGTCGACCACATAGGACGACGGCGAAGAGTCGCTCGGCGGTATGGCCGAAGTGGACGGTGCACCGGACGTGGCGCTCGGCGCGCCGCCGGTCTGCCGGCGGATGAAGGCCTGGATCTGTGCGGGATCCACCTGTACCGCGTCACCGTCGGACGGGGTCTTCAGCGAGATGCTCACCACCGGCACGGTGACGAAGTGGATATTGCCCGCGCTCATCCCGTGCAACTGCTGGGCGAAACCGAGGATGTCCCAGTTCGCGTCGACCACCACGGCCTTCTTCACCGCGTCGATGAGGTCGTTCAGCTTGCCCGGGTTGGCGAGGGTGCCCGCGGACAGGATGGTCTTCGCCATGCTGGCCATGAACACCTGCTGCCGCTTGATCCGGTCGAGATCGCCGCCCGGCAGCCCGTGCCGCTGCCGGACGAACTGCAGCGCCTGCGCACCGGCCACGGTCTGGTTGCCCGCGGGGAAGTCCGCGCCCGAGTACGAGTCCTTCACGGCCTTCACCAGACACACCGAAATACCGCCGACGGCCTGGCTCACGTAGTAGAACCCGGCCAGGTTGACCGCCGCGTAATGCGTGATCGTCAGCCCGGTCAGCTGCTGCACGGTGTCGATCGCGGTCTTCGCGCCCGCCTGTGCCGAGTCGGTTTCCAGCTGCGCGCCGGATTCACCCTTGGCGGCGAGGGTCTTCTTCGCGTCGGTCTGGCCGTAGGTGTAGGCCGAGTTGATCTTGTGCTTGCCGAAGCCGCCGGGCACCTGCACGTAGGAGTCGCGCGGGATGGAGATGGCGGTGGCCTGCCCGCCGCCGGCCGGGATGTGCACCACGATCATCGTGTCCGTGGTGTCGCCACCGTCGGCGGAGCCACCGGCGTGCAGCTGGTTGAGCACGTCCGCGGGCAGCGGGTTGCCCTGTGCATCGGTACGCGTGTCGAGCCCGACCATCAGGATGTTCTGCTCGTCCAGCGGGGAGGTGTCCCCGCCGAGCACGTCCGCCCGGGTCAGTCCGTCGGTCAGCTGGTGCAGCGTCGACCAGGCGTAGCCGGTGCCGCCCAGTACCAGCAGGGAGATCGCGACGAGTACCACTTGCGCCGCGCGCAACGGGCCGGAGGTCGGGTTGCGCCGCATGGGTGCTCCTCATTCCTGCCACGCCGGGCGGCGTGCTTCGTCCGGAGGTCGAAGGTTCACGGTAGCGCTCGGCTCACCCGGCCGAGTTACCCCCTGCTCCGGCGGGCCGCTTCGGGAGCCGGGTCTGCCCGGATCGACCGGCTGTGCCGCTGCTCGCCGCCGGTGGCATGCCGGGGGCGCACCGAATTCTACATGGGTGTAGTTTTACTACAAGCATGTAGTAGTCGAGAGGGATGCTGCCGATGGACCGCGTGGTGATCGTGTCCGCCCGGATCGGGGCCGGGCACGACGGTGCTGCCCGTGAACTCGATCGCCGGTTCGCCGCGCGCGGGGCGGAGGTGGTGCGGGCGGACTTCCTCGATCTGCTGCCCGGCAGGCTCGGCGCGCTGCTGTGCGAGACCTACCACCGGCAGCTCAAGACCGTGCCGCGCAGCTGGGATTGGCTGCTGGGCGCGCTGGGTACGCCGACGCTGGCCGGTGCGTCCCGCCGGTTCGCCGGCCTGGCCACCCCGGCGCTGCGTGAGGTATTGGGCGACAGCACGGATCTCGTCGTGTCGACATATCCGCTCGGGACCCACGCGGCCGCCCGGCTGGCGCGCACGGAACGCGGCTGCGCGCCCTTGGTCACCTACCTGACCGATCCGTCGGTGCACCGGCTGTGTGTGAGCCCGATGGCGAAGCTGACCGTGGCCCCCAACGAGATCGCCGCCCGGCAGGCCCGGAGCCTCGGTGCCGGACGAGTGCTGGTCTCGAGCCCGCTCGTCTCGCCCGCGTTCCGGCCGGGTGCGGGCCCGGCGAGCCGGCTGCTGCTGCGCCGCCGGCTCGGCCTGCCCCGGGATCGCGCGCTGGCGCTGGTCGTCGCGGGCTCCTGGGGTGTCGGC
This Amycolatopsis sulphurea DNA region includes the following protein-coding sequences:
- a CDS encoding LCP family protein, with translation MRRNPTSGPLRAAQVVLVAISLLVLGGTGYAWSTLHQLTDGLTRADVLGGDTSPLDEQNILMVGLDTRTDAQGNPLPADVLNQLHAGGSADGGDTTDTMIVVHIPAGGGQATAISIPRDSYVQVPGGFGKHKINSAYTYGQTDAKKTLAAKGESGAQLETDSAQAGAKTAIDTVQQLTGLTITHYAAVNLAGFYYVSQAVGGISVCLVKAVKDSYSGADFPAGNQTVAGAQALQFVRQRHGLPGGDLDRIKRQQVFMASMAKTILSAGTLANPGKLNDLIDAVKKAVVVDANWDILGFAQQLHGMSAGNIHFVTVPVVSISLKTPSDGDAVQVDPAQIQAFIRRQTGGAPSATSGAPSTSAIPPSDSSPSSYVVDVSNSSGVDGLAAHAENKLSAAGYGRGTVANGSSRKSSIVYYGHGQRTTAAKIAQTLGGMPVASDNSLAENHFRAYLGKDYEGGDNGVHPAAYLAPAQTPSPAPAPPPITAGGVTCVN
- a CDS encoding 2-hydroxyacid dehydrogenase yields the protein MTARVLLPWPDLAVPPELTTAVWDGRGTPPDALEQVEFYVLPYDSGTRPFDLFGKLPSLRAVQSLSAGYDQLLPLLPDGVRLANGRGLHDLSVAEHALTLVLSAQRLFPRWFAQQQKRTWDRAHTRSLADTRVLLVGYGSIGRAIERYLLAGEAEVVPVASTARPGVHGVAELPELLPTVDIVLLVLPDTPQTIGLIGAAELAALPDGALVVNVGRGTAVDTAALTAEVAAGRLRAALDVTDPEPLPADHPLWTLDGAIITPHIAGGSDSFYPRAKRLTERQLRRFAAGEELENLVR
- a CDS encoding carboxymuconolactone decarboxylase family protein; its protein translation is MDVRFNLMGNELALKFGKRFANAAFALKESSLPLSTQELVALRTSQINGCGFCVDMHTKDAAAAGESQLRLNMVAAWREANVFTEAERAALAFAEEAARLADAHHGVSDETWARMREHYTDDELAVLICSVAMTNAANRMNVIARTPAGSCQPGQLAELTH
- a CDS encoding response regulator transcription factor, translated to MSPTFEDAGRPRLQRLSDLLPDLRAGTPRAAAGPGGPPRPREDRFSVLVIGNRPNIREAVTVQLTRMGATEVRQATTMAMARAYAAEPRDLAIVDLGMRESSGTALIAELRGCGWPRVVVLAANGDAPEVHAAFQAGAQAYLLTATVPLGAARSKGTVVIGADGAPHELSAREIEVLQLAADGQSNKEIGEQLSLSALTVKSHLSRIGRRLGSGDRARMVALAMRAGVLR
- a CDS encoding glycosyltransferase → MDRVVIVSARIGAGHDGAARELDRRFAARGAEVVRADFLDLLPGRLGALLCETYHRQLKTVPRSWDWLLGALGTPTLAGASRRFAGLATPALREVLGDSTDLVVSTYPLGTHAAARLARTERGCAPLVTYLTDPSVHRLCVSPMAKLTVAPNEIAARQARSLGAGRVLVSSPLVSPAFRPGAGPASRLLLRRRLGLPRDRALALVVAGSWGVGQIGQTAADLVGTGLVEPVVVCGRNEVLARRLHQAGHRYVFGWVDEMADLMRACDVVVQNAGGLTTSEALATGLPVLTYRCLPGHGRANAAVLHDDGTVPWVRSPRELAGALDWVLRPVEAAG
- a CDS encoding thioester domain-containing protein gives rise to the protein MHNRSGLVRGGLAVVSAAVALLVTSPAAGAETAQAQSGAATGTVVRGGQIGYNVNIGAPGGTGTTLFNLKLADGGLLKMYCVQVEVSTKSGDEVVEHSWGDYPDPKSPFRKNNDKVNWVLQHGYPTTTEDNLAKAVEDGGVQLHGGLSAIEALTATQAAVWHFSDAKDLDAENPLVDGPADDAADVLAVYRYLTGKGNTGIGEQPKPALTLTPAKANGAAGDKIGPFTLSTTGQITDLTTKLPEGVTLVDADGKAVKTGDLKDGSKLYLQVGKDAKPGSAELAVKAAGRIQTGRLFVAKDYDRHPTQSLIVAQTQKSTVEAKASGSWTEAPVTVTTTPVVPTSEVPAGGGGGQTPLANTGVNAAWPIGIGAALVIVGGGMLLLVRRRRSNA